One window of the Desulfurobacterium indicum genome contains the following:
- the folE gene encoding GTP cyclohydrolase I FolE, with product MIDKERIKKAVREILIAIGEDPDREGLKDTPKRVANMYEEILAGYEDSPENHSVLFSEKYDEMIIVKDIPFFSMCEHHMLPFFGKIHIAYIPSEEKVTGLSKLARIADVYAKRLQLQERMTEQIADAIMEKFNAKGVMVIVEAQHLCMIMRGAKKPGSFTITSAIKGILRNEPTRTEALFLIKDRK from the coding sequence GTGATAGATAAGGAAAGAATAAAAAAAGCTGTAAGAGAAATCCTGATTGCTATCGGAGAAGATCCGGACAGAGAAGGGCTGAAAGATACACCAAAACGTGTTGCTAACATGTATGAAGAAATCTTAGCCGGTTATGAAGACTCTCCAGAAAACCACTCGGTCCTGTTCAGCGAAAAGTATGATGAAATGATAATCGTTAAAGACATTCCTTTTTTTTCAATGTGCGAACATCACATGCTTCCGTTTTTCGGAAAGATACACATAGCCTACATACCGAGTGAAGAAAAGGTAACAGGTCTCTCAAAACTCGCCAGAATAGCTGATGTTTACGCAAAGAGACTCCAGCTTCAGGAAAGAATGACGGAACAGATCGCCGATGCCATCATGGAAAAGTTCAATGCAAAAGGTGTAATGGTAATTGTTGAGGCTCAGCATCTTTGCATGATAATGAGAGGAGCTAAAAAGCCAGGCTCATTTACCATTACGAGTGCAATTAAAGGTATATTAAGAAACGAGCCTACAAGAACTGAAGCACTATTTTTAATAAAGGATAGGAAATGA
- the tig gene encoding trigger factor, translating to MACTLNKREGVVYEAKMSFEPERVEKEVNAICKEIRKSAKIPGFRPGKAPINIIKKQYKDLIEENLVRALVPEELDKAIKDVGLTVISEPLIEELNFDDKNNALDCVIVFEVKPEIDIKPEDYESIKVTKTVRKITDEDVDKVVESLLNREAKFEEVDRPIEKGDLVELEYTAVIDGNENSGSVVAVIGENQLWPEVDEALIGKKKGDEGEVSFKAAEDEKYGDAAGKNITLKFKILSVKAKKLPELNDEFARKFGAESVEDLKKKIREDLEKAEADRQQEEVEDKIIEELLKKVEIPVPISLLKMEIQAQAENQIMRLAQFGVDVKQISPQTIAEMVKPTAEKTVKVKLLLEKVAELEGLEVTDEDVEKEIERLADMAFGGDTVLARQSLEERGLLPMVRQDVLRQKALDKLIELAEIEEMEATEENKKDESSNPAEQISS from the coding sequence ATGGCTTGCACGTTAAATAAGAGAGAGGGAGTTGTTTACGAGGCTAAAATGTCTTTTGAGCCTGAGAGAGTTGAGAAGGAAGTTAACGCAATTTGTAAAGAGATAAGGAAAAGTGCGAAGATTCCAGGTTTCAGACCCGGGAAAGCACCTATAAACATAATAAAAAAGCAGTATAAAGATCTCATAGAAGAAAATCTTGTTAGAGCTCTTGTTCCTGAGGAACTTGACAAAGCTATAAAAGATGTAGGTTTGACCGTAATATCTGAACCTTTGATAGAGGAACTTAATTTTGATGATAAGAACAATGCGCTTGATTGTGTTATTGTTTTTGAAGTTAAACCGGAAATAGATATTAAGCCGGAAGATTACGAAAGTATTAAGGTCACTAAAACAGTAAGGAAGATAACGGACGAAGATGTTGATAAGGTTGTGGAGTCTCTTTTAAACAGGGAAGCAAAGTTTGAAGAAGTTGACAGACCTATAGAGAAAGGCGACCTTGTTGAGCTTGAATATACTGCAGTTATTGATGGTAATGAAAATAGTGGTAGTGTTGTTGCCGTTATAGGTGAAAATCAGTTGTGGCCTGAAGTAGATGAAGCCTTGATAGGTAAAAAGAAAGGAGATGAGGGAGAAGTTTCTTTTAAAGCTGCCGAAGACGAAAAGTATGGTGATGCAGCCGGAAAGAACATTACTCTTAAGTTTAAAATTTTATCTGTTAAAGCTAAAAAACTTCCCGAGCTTAATGACGAATTTGCCAGAAAGTTTGGAGCCGAGTCTGTAGAAGATCTCAAGAAAAAAATCAGAGAAGATCTTGAAAAGGCGGAAGCTGACAGGCAGCAGGAAGAAGTTGAAGATAAGATAATAGAAGAACTTCTTAAAAAGGTAGAGATTCCTGTTCCTATATCTCTGCTTAAGATGGAGATTCAGGCTCAGGCTGAGAATCAGATAATGAGATTAGCTCAGTTCGGCGTTGATGTTAAGCAGATTTCTCCGCAAACAATAGCAGAAATGGTTAAACCTACGGCAGAAAAAACTGTTAAGGTTAAACTTTTACTTGAAAAGGTAGCTGAACTTGAAGGACTGGAAGTAACAGATGAAGATGTAGAAAAAGAAATAGAAAGGCTAGCCGATATGGCTTTCGGCGGAGATACCGTTCTTGCAAGGCAGTCTCTTGAAGAGAGAGGCCTTCTCCCGATGGTAAGACAGGATGTTTTGAGACAGAAAGCTCTAGATAAGCTTATTGAGCTTGCTGAAATTGAAGAAATGGAAGCTACTGAAGAGAATAAGAAAGATGAATCTTCAAATCCGGCAGAGCAAATTTCCTCTTAA
- a CDS encoding tetratricopeptide repeat protein, giving the protein MKRLLLAVIPAVITSSCITGTPQEKGKPAIAPPIQETQVLSRKEKAEGFYKIGVSYLQLGDIPLALKYLFKAKDLNPDDPKIYNMIGYTFYVRGDTKSAIKYIHKALDIDSNFSEAYMNLATIAEGEGNLKEAKKYYLKALSNPLFLKPEVAYYKLALIEEKEGNLKKAQRYLNLAIRNNLDFAPAYVKLGEILQKEGRIEDAKLLYYQIIKRFPNIQEVYYRLGIIYLNEKNIPLAKKFLIKCYKLNPDSKWGIKAQEVIVKYGFKE; this is encoded by the coding sequence ATGAAAAGACTACTGTTAGCAGTAATACCTGCAGTAATAACATCTTCCTGTATAACAGGCACTCCTCAGGAGAAGGGAAAACCAGCAATAGCTCCACCTATTCAGGAAACTCAAGTTTTATCAAGGAAGGAAAAGGCTGAAGGATTCTATAAAATAGGTGTCTCTTATCTGCAACTCGGAGACATTCCCCTTGCACTTAAATACCTTTTTAAGGCAAAAGATTTAAATCCAGATGATCCAAAAATTTATAACATGATAGGGTATACGTTTTATGTTAGAGGTGACACAAAATCAGCAATAAAATATATACATAAAGCTCTTGATATTGATTCTAACTTTTCTGAAGCCTACATGAATTTAGCAACAATAGCTGAAGGCGAAGGTAATTTAAAAGAGGCAAAAAAATATTATCTTAAAGCACTTTCCAATCCTTTATTCCTAAAACCAGAAGTTGCTTACTATAAACTGGCACTAATAGAAGAAAAGGAAGGAAATCTTAAAAAAGCTCAGAGATACCTTAACCTTGCCATAAGAAACAATCTTGATTTTGCACCTGCTTACGTAAAACTTGGTGAAATCCTTCAAAAGGAAGGAAGAATAGAAGATGCAAAACTTCTCTATTATCAGATAATAAAACGCTTTCCTAACATACAGGAGGTTTACTATCGCCTTGGCATTATCTATTTAAATGAAAAAAATATACCACTTGCAAAAAAATTCCTGATAAAATGTTATAAATTAAATCCCGACTCAAAATGGGGCATAAAAGCTCAAGAGGTGATAGTAAAGTATGGCTTTAAAGAATAA
- the ftsH gene encoding ATP-dependent zinc metalloprotease FtsH codes for MNRFQDILKSVALWITIALIMIIAFNFFSSPQFTRKNIPFSTFLQEVEKGEVKKVTIKGQQITGVTKEGKEFETYAPYYPDLVKQLTEKKVEINVKPEEGSPWYITVLVSWLPMIFLIVIWISMMRQMNAGGSKALSFAKSRAKIFIDNKPKVTFKDVAGIDEIKEEVAEIVEFLRNPKKYQQLGGKIPKGILLAGAPGTGKTLLAKAIAGEANVPFLSVSGSEFVEMFVGVGASRVRDLFDQAKKNAPCIVFIDEIDAVGRKRGAGFTGGHDEREQTLNQLLVEMDGFESNEGIIVIGATNRPDILDRALLRPGRFDRQIYVPLPDVKGRLEILKIHTRNKPLAEDVDLEVIARSTPGFSGADLANIVNEAALIAARKGHGKIMMEDFEEAKDKVTMGIERKSMVLSEREKITTAYHEAGHTLVAKLLPNADRVHKVTIIPRGKALGITQQLPEDDKYTYTKEYLLDKLCVLFGGRVAEEVALGTISTGAGNDIERATEIARKMVAEWGMSDKIGPIAIKMKEQLGEPTEIVSEDLKRLVDKEVKRIVTETYQKAKELITNNLEKLENLAKALLERETLTGEEIDLAMNGELKNDKKPPENPAPPQNSDKKEGERDIPPGFNPQLEM; via the coding sequence ATGAATCGGTTTCAGGATATTTTGAAAAGCGTAGCATTATGGATAACAATAGCCCTTATTATGATAATAGCTTTCAACTTTTTCAGTTCCCCTCAATTTACAAGGAAAAACATTCCGTTTTCCACATTCCTCCAGGAAGTTGAAAAAGGTGAAGTTAAAAAAGTAACAATAAAAGGGCAGCAAATCACAGGCGTTACAAAAGAGGGAAAGGAATTTGAAACATACGCACCTTACTATCCTGATCTCGTTAAACAACTGACAGAAAAGAAGGTTGAAATAAACGTTAAGCCGGAAGAAGGGAGTCCCTGGTATATAACGGTTTTGGTATCCTGGCTCCCGATGATATTCCTAATTGTTATATGGATAAGCATGATGAGACAGATGAACGCAGGAGGAAGTAAAGCTCTCTCTTTTGCGAAAAGTAGGGCGAAGATATTCATAGACAACAAGCCTAAAGTAACATTCAAAGACGTTGCAGGCATTGACGAAATTAAAGAAGAAGTGGCGGAAATCGTTGAATTCCTGAGAAATCCAAAAAAATACCAGCAACTTGGTGGAAAAATTCCAAAAGGCATCCTCTTAGCAGGAGCTCCTGGGACAGGTAAAACATTGCTTGCAAAAGCAATAGCAGGCGAAGCTAACGTTCCATTCCTCTCCGTCAGTGGTTCAGAATTCGTAGAAATGTTTGTTGGTGTAGGTGCATCAAGGGTAAGAGATCTCTTCGATCAGGCAAAGAAAAACGCTCCGTGTATAGTATTTATCGACGAAATTGACGCGGTCGGAAGAAAAAGAGGTGCAGGATTCACAGGCGGGCATGACGAAAGAGAACAAACGCTTAACCAGCTACTTGTAGAAATGGACGGTTTTGAAAGTAACGAAGGAATCATCGTAATTGGTGCAACAAACAGACCGGACATTCTTGATAGAGCATTGCTAAGGCCCGGAAGATTTGACAGACAGATCTATGTTCCTCTTCCTGATGTAAAAGGAAGACTTGAAATCCTGAAAATTCACACAAGGAACAAACCTCTTGCGGAAGACGTTGACCTTGAAGTTATCGCCCGTTCAACACCAGGATTCTCAGGAGCTGATCTTGCAAATATAGTTAATGAAGCAGCGCTAATAGCAGCCAGAAAAGGGCATGGGAAGATAATGATGGAAGACTTTGAAGAAGCAAAAGATAAAGTGACAATGGGAATTGAAAGAAAGAGCATGGTTCTAAGTGAGAGGGAAAAGATAACAACTGCTTACCACGAAGCTGGCCATACACTTGTAGCAAAACTCCTGCCAAATGCAGATAGAGTCCACAAAGTAACGATAATACCCCGCGGAAAAGCTCTTGGAATCACGCAACAGTTACCGGAAGACGACAAATACACTTACACCAAAGAATACCTCCTTGACAAACTGTGTGTTCTCTTCGGAGGAAGGGTGGCTGAAGAAGTAGCCCTTGGAACAATCTCAACAGGTGCCGGCAACGACATAGAGAGAGCTACTGAAATTGCAAGAAAGATGGTTGCAGAGTGGGGAATGAGCGACAAAATAGGCCCCATTGCCATAAAGATGAAAGAGCAGTTAGGTGAGCCTACCGAAATAGTAAGTGAAGATCTCAAAAGACTTGTTGATAAAGAAGTTAAAAGAATAGTTACCGAAACTTACCAGAAAGCAAAAGAACTGATAACGAACAACTTAGAAAAACTTGAAAACCTTGCTAAAGCTCTTCTTGAAAGGGAAACTTTAACCGGTGAAGAGATAGATCTTGCGATGAACGGAGAACTCAAAAACGACAAAAAACCACCCGAAAATCCGGCACCACCACAAAATAGTGATAAAAAAGAAGGGGAAAGAGACATACCACCGGGATTCAACCCTCAACTTGAAATGTAG
- the tilS gene encoding tRNA lysidine(34) synthetase TilS — protein sequence MKIEEKVLSTIKRFSLLKPNETVLCAVSGGPDSIALLHILKALSKRLKVNLHAAHFNHGLRDSEADEDENFVKSICKELFIPLIVGKENIKKLSGGKNIEAVARKERYSFLQETAKKIKADKIALGHTASDLCETVIFNMTKGSGIKGLRGFLPKRKNIIRPLFEVSREEVENYLKNHNIPFRIDSSNFNIKFSRNLIRLKVIPYLKKINPSLEETILRETQTLRELEEFITETVNSILKNCILTQNTFSIQLENLLPLHSFIKKAVIQEAFLKLTGESLNTKKLSAVINLLKSHKSGSIDLKNSFKAIKTQDVLIIKKEEKQQVHFKIPIVTIPSEIETPSGTFKFENTKDGDFVFPEDELKKGLFIKTREGGEWLSLPFGRKKLKKFLNEKKIPFHLRNRIPLLTTDENEVIWIPGLYKKTYIKESKRKVFVRYEGGIKDFDK from the coding sequence ATGAAAATAGAAGAGAAAGTCCTCTCTACCATTAAAAGGTTTTCTCTACTAAAACCTAACGAAACTGTTCTCTGTGCCGTTTCCGGAGGACCTGATTCGATTGCCCTGCTCCACATACTAAAAGCGCTATCCAAAAGATTAAAAGTCAACCTCCATGCTGCTCATTTCAATCACGGTCTGAGAGATTCCGAAGCTGATGAAGATGAAAATTTTGTAAAAAGCATCTGCAAAGAATTATTCATACCTCTCATCGTAGGCAAAGAAAATATCAAAAAACTGTCAGGTGGGAAAAATATAGAAGCTGTTGCTAGAAAAGAGAGATACAGTTTCTTACAGGAAACCGCGAAAAAGATAAAAGCTGATAAAATAGCTCTCGGACATACCGCTTCCGACCTGTGTGAAACCGTTATTTTCAATATGACAAAAGGGAGTGGAATAAAAGGATTAAGAGGATTTCTTCCAAAGAGGAAAAACATAATAAGACCTCTCTTTGAAGTGTCCAGGGAGGAAGTTGAAAACTATCTAAAAAACCACAATATTCCGTTTAGAATAGATTCTTCGAATTTCAATATAAAATTTTCAAGGAATTTAATAAGATTGAAAGTGATACCCTACCTTAAGAAAATAAATCCGTCACTGGAAGAAACTATTTTAAGAGAAACACAAACACTAAGAGAACTGGAAGAATTTATCACAGAAACCGTAAACTCAATTCTGAAGAATTGTATTCTAACTCAAAACACCTTCTCAATACAACTAGAAAATCTACTTCCACTGCATTCCTTCATTAAAAAAGCCGTTATTCAGGAAGCATTTCTAAAACTTACAGGAGAATCATTAAATACAAAAAAATTAAGTGCCGTAATTAACCTGCTGAAAAGCCATAAAAGTGGCAGTATTGACCTTAAAAACTCTTTCAAAGCTATAAAAACACAAGATGTTCTTATAATTAAAAAAGAAGAAAAACAGCAAGTTCATTTCAAGATTCCCATAGTAACAATTCCTTCTGAAATAGAAACACCTTCTGGAACTTTCAAATTTGAAAACACCAAAGATGGAGATTTCGTATTCCCTGAAGATGAACTAAAAAAAGGATTGTTCATAAAAACAAGAGAAGGTGGAGAGTGGTTATCACTTCCTTTTGGAAGGAAAAAGCTAAAAAAATTCTTAAACGAGAAAAAAATTCCGTTTCATCTGAGAAACAGAATACCTCTGCTTACAACAGACGAAAATGAAGTGATATGGATTCCAGGTCTCTACAAAAAAACATATATTAAGGAAAGCAAAAGAAAAGTATTCGTGAGGTATGAAGGTGGAATTAAAGATTTTGATAAATGA
- a CDS encoding nucleoside deaminase, with translation MKSDVVFILEALKEAEKAYRYGEVPIGAVIVKDNQIIGRGFNRKEFLQKPTAHAEIIAIEEASRKLNSWRLNDCTLYSTVEPCIMCCGAIIQARVKKVVYSVPDPKFGGIESLFSTLSHPKANHQVETVKIYIPEVETLMKDFFKNLREKKMGIISNR, from the coding sequence ATGAAAAGTGACGTTGTATTTATACTTGAAGCACTAAAAGAAGCAGAAAAGGCATACAGATATGGGGAGGTTCCCATAGGTGCTGTGATTGTAAAAGATAACCAAATTATAGGAAGAGGCTTTAACCGAAAAGAATTTCTCCAAAAACCGACAGCCCATGCAGAAATCATTGCTATAGAGGAAGCTTCAAGAAAATTAAATTCCTGGAGATTAAATGATTGCACGTTATACTCAACGGTAGAGCCGTGCATAATGTGCTGCGGTGCCATAATTCAGGCAAGAGTAAAAAAGGTGGTCTATTCTGTACCGGATCCAAAATTTGGCGGGATTGAAAGCCTGTTTTCAACGCTTTCCCATCCGAAAGCAAACCATCAGGTTGAAACGGTAAAGATTTACATCCCGGAAGTGGAAACGTTGATGAAAGATTTCTTCAAAAATTTAAGAGAGAAAAAAATGGGTATAATTTCTAACCGATGA
- a CDS encoding pyridoxal-phosphate-dependent aminotransferase family protein translates to MKPIKTRLLTPGPTIVPERVLQAMSTHTLYHRSPEFKTIFSETIERLKRFFRTERDTLVLTASGTGAMEAAVANLFAPGDSAVVVVGGKFGKRWKELCEAFGVKPVVIELEWGKAVKVEDIKEAIEKNPNVKGVFIQICETSTGVYNDVRAIGEITSKYDDVILVADGITAFGVYDIPVDDWNIDVAITGSQKALMTPPGLAVISLNEKAKKRLERERSVYYFDLAKEIKNQAKGQTAYTPAVNLIVGLNEALKMIEEEGLENVAERHRILAMCAREGIKALGLELLSEVPANGVTAVKVPEGIDGQKLVSWIREKFGIVIAGGQDHLKGKIFRLSHMGYVDIFDLLTELEAVEFALTRMGYRIEYGISVKAAMDTFIRAVHKRPV, encoded by the coding sequence TTGAAACCGATTAAAACGAGACTGCTGACTCCGGGACCTACAATAGTTCCCGAAAGGGTTCTTCAGGCGATGTCAACTCACACGCTATACCACCGCTCTCCGGAATTTAAAACCATTTTCTCTGAAACAATAGAAAGACTTAAGAGGTTTTTCAGAACTGAAAGAGACACGCTCGTTCTGACCGCTTCCGGAACAGGTGCAATGGAAGCAGCCGTTGCCAACCTGTTCGCTCCCGGTGACAGCGCCGTTGTCGTGGTAGGCGGAAAGTTCGGAAAAAGGTGGAAAGAGCTCTGCGAAGCGTTTGGCGTCAAACCTGTAGTAATAGAACTTGAATGGGGAAAAGCGGTAAAGGTTGAAGATATAAAGGAAGCAATAGAGAAAAACCCAAACGTAAAGGGTGTTTTTATCCAGATATGCGAAACATCAACAGGTGTTTACAACGATGTAAGGGCGATAGGTGAAATTACATCAAAATATGATGATGTGATATTAGTTGCCGATGGTATAACGGCCTTTGGAGTTTACGACATCCCAGTTGATGACTGGAATATAGACGTTGCTATAACAGGTTCCCAAAAAGCTCTAATGACACCGCCCGGGCTTGCCGTCATTTCTCTTAACGAAAAGGCTAAAAAGCGTCTGGAAAGGGAAAGGAGTGTTTACTACTTTGACCTTGCAAAAGAGATTAAAAATCAGGCAAAGGGGCAAACTGCATACACACCAGCTGTAAATCTTATAGTGGGACTAAATGAAGCGCTAAAAATGATAGAGGAAGAAGGACTTGAAAATGTTGCCGAAAGGCACCGCATACTGGCAATGTGTGCAAGAGAAGGAATAAAAGCCTTAGGACTTGAACTTTTATCAGAAGTGCCGGCAAACGGAGTAACAGCTGTAAAGGTTCCTGAAGGTATAGACGGACAGAAGCTCGTTTCATGGATAAGGGAAAAGTTCGGAATCGTCATAGCTGGTGGACAGGATCACCTAAAAGGAAAAATATTCAGACTCTCTCACATGGGATACGTTGACATCTTTGATCTCTTAACAGAACTTGAAGCTGTCGAATTTGCCCTGACAAGGATGGGATACAGGATAGAGTATGGAATATCTGTGAAAGCAGCAATGGATACATTTATAAGAGCCGTTCATAAAAGACCAGTTTAA
- the hpt gene encoding hypoxanthine phosphoribosyltransferase, producing the protein MKVELKILINENELKERLKTLGREISEAFNGEKVTAVCILKGAFMFTADLIREMETEVEVEFMRIKSYDGMKKKVDKLLYDVECDIKGKNVLIIDDILDTGGSLKFATKELRKRKPARMKTCVLLEKERKKDFKADFVGFKIPDKFVVGYGLDINELYRDLPYIAVVENNN; encoded by the coding sequence ATGAAGGTGGAATTAAAGATTTTGATAAATGAGAACGAACTGAAAGAGAGATTAAAAACACTGGGAAGAGAAATTTCCGAAGCCTTCAATGGTGAAAAAGTAACAGCTGTGTGTATATTAAAAGGTGCTTTCATGTTTACAGCTGACCTTATAAGAGAAATGGAAACAGAAGTAGAAGTTGAATTTATGAGAATTAAAAGCTACGACGGTATGAAAAAGAAAGTCGATAAACTCCTTTATGATGTGGAATGCGACATAAAAGGTAAGAACGTGCTGATCATAGATGATATACTTGATACTGGCGGTTCTCTAAAATTTGCGACGAAAGAACTGAGGAAGAGGAAACCGGCGCGGATGAAAACCTGCGTCCTACTTGAAAAAGAAAGGAAAAAAGACTTTAAAGCAGACTTTGTAGGATTTAAAATACCTGATAAGTTTGTTGTCGGATACGGACTCGATATAAATGAATTATATAGAGACTTACCCTACATTGCAGTAGTAGAAAACAACAACTGA
- a CDS encoding GAF domain-containing protein encodes MKSFEKDIEYFESLISEGEILEATEFGLKLLNKYPDNSVLLDKVVDFLFKVGKGKNAINLILSLSQKKLKEGYIESAESLLKKGLKYEPYNIRIRKLLSLIYEEKGLLYESFRIIFEGWKNCRNIQEKNEMRKEMILKLEKLISTAEELKKKNVENLLIYFANLARKTLKADRCSLYLFNNKKNELWTKLAHGVEKIIIPADRGFAGYTFKTGTPVISNNPYDDKRFYRDIDQQTGYRTENIATVPMFGKNEKVIGVFQALNKKGGFSRDDVAFLSFLAEYFATIIDDFNFEKNLQQNTN; translated from the coding sequence ATGAAAAGCTTTGAGAAAGACATTGAGTATTTTGAAAGCTTAATATCTGAAGGAGAAATATTAGAAGCCACCGAATTTGGACTTAAATTACTAAACAAATACCCCGACAATTCAGTACTTCTGGATAAAGTTGTAGATTTCCTTTTCAAGGTGGGAAAAGGGAAAAACGCAATTAACCTTATATTGTCTCTGTCTCAAAAGAAGCTAAAAGAAGGTTACATTGAAAGTGCAGAATCACTTCTAAAAAAAGGATTAAAGTATGAACCCTATAATATTAGAATCAGGAAACTGCTATCACTAATATACGAAGAGAAGGGACTTTTGTATGAAAGTTTCAGAATAATCTTTGAAGGATGGAAAAATTGCCGGAATATTCAGGAAAAAAACGAAATGCGGAAAGAGATGATACTGAAACTTGAAAAACTAATAAGCACGGCAGAAGAGCTCAAGAAAAAAAATGTAGAAAATTTACTTATCTATTTTGCCAACCTCGCCCGAAAAACATTAAAAGCTGATAGATGCAGCCTATACCTTTTTAACAATAAAAAAAACGAACTATGGACAAAATTGGCTCACGGTGTAGAAAAGATAATTATCCCGGCCGATAGAGGGTTTGCAGGATATACGTTCAAAACCGGTACCCCGGTTATATCAAACAATCCATATGATGATAAAAGATTCTACAGGGATATAGACCAACAAACAGGTTACAGGACAGAAAACATAGCCACGGTGCCGATGTTCGGGAAAAATGAGAAAGTAATCGGCGTATTTCAGGCGTTGAACAAAAAGGGAGGATTCTCCAGGGATGATGTTGCATTTCTATCATTCTTGGCAGAATATTTTGCCACAATAATAGATGATTTTAACTTTGAAAAGAACTTGCAACAGAACACCAATTGA
- a CDS encoding argininosuccinate synthase — protein sequence MGKRVVLAYSGGLDTSVIVRWLTDRGFEVITYTADVGQGEELSEIEPKAKMAGAVEAVIDDIKEEFVREYCMPLMRAGALYEGKYPLLSALSRPLIAKKLVELAHKVGADYVAHGSTGKGNDQVRFEASVWALDPDIEVLAPVREWEFKSRNEEIEYAAKHGIPVVATKEKPYSYDRNLWGVAIESGPLEDLETEPPEDAFVLTVSPLKAPDEPEYVEIEFKEGIPIAINGKNYSELWKLVWDLNEIAGKHGFGRIDMVENRLVGIKTREVYESPAGLILIRAYDELESVVLDRFTYHYKITHVRHPYAEVVYNGLWFTTLRESLDAFNNNIAKLITGKVRFKLYKGNATVVGRNAENSMYLEDLATYSPKDAFDHKAGAAFTKVWSLPLKVAGRVRRKS from the coding sequence GTGGGAAAGAGAGTAGTTCTGGCTTATTCAGGTGGCCTTGATACGTCTGTAATAGTAAGATGGCTGACAGATAGGGGATTTGAGGTTATAACTTACACGGCAGATGTGGGACAGGGTGAAGAACTTTCCGAAATAGAACCAAAGGCAAAAATGGCTGGTGCTGTTGAGGCGGTTATAGATGATATTAAAGAAGAGTTTGTAAGGGAATACTGTATGCCTTTGATGAGAGCAGGTGCTCTTTATGAGGGTAAATATCCTTTGCTTTCCGCTCTATCAAGACCTCTCATAGCCAAAAAACTTGTTGAACTTGCTCATAAAGTTGGTGCGGATTACGTTGCTCACGGTTCAACCGGAAAAGGAAACGACCAGGTAAGATTTGAAGCTTCTGTCTGGGCACTTGATCCTGATATTGAAGTTCTTGCACCTGTTAGAGAGTGGGAGTTTAAATCAAGAAACGAAGAGATTGAATATGCCGCAAAACATGGAATTCCAGTTGTAGCCACAAAGGAAAAACCTTATTCTTATGACAGAAACTTATGGGGGGTTGCGATAGAGTCTGGTCCTCTTGAGGATCTTGAAACAGAACCTCCAGAAGACGCCTTTGTCCTTACAGTATCTCCACTTAAAGCGCCTGATGAACCAGAGTATGTAGAGATTGAATTCAAAGAAGGAATACCGATTGCCATTAACGGTAAAAACTATTCCGAGCTTTGGAAACTTGTATGGGATTTAAATGAAATTGCCGGAAAACACGGGTTTGGAAGAATAGATATGGTTGAAAACAGACTGGTGGGAATCAAAACGAGAGAGGTTTATGAATCTCCTGCCGGACTTATACTTATAAGAGCTTATGATGAGCTGGAAAGTGTTGTCCTTGACAGATTTACGTATCACTATAAGATTACTCACGTCAGACATCCTTACGCAGAGGTTGTTTATAACGGTTTATGGTTTACTACATTGAGAGAGTCTCTTGATGCTTTTAATAACAACATCGCAAAGCTTATAACGGGTAAGGTGAGATTTAAACTTTACAAAGGAAACGCTACTGTTGTAGGAAGGAATGCCGAGAATTCTATGTACCTTGAAGATCTGGCGACATACAGTCCAAAAGATGCGTTTGATCATAAGGCAGGTGCTGCATTTACGAAAGTATGGAGTTTGCCTTTAAAAGTTGCCGGAAGAGTTAGAAGAAAATCTTAA